One genomic segment of Amycolatopsis granulosa includes these proteins:
- a CDS encoding methionine ABC transporter ATP-binding protein translates to MITVENLTKSFPGAAKPVHALRDVSVEVPAGALFGVVGPAGSGKSTLTRCIALQERPDRGTVRLDGLNTTGLDGRKLREVRRQVAVLDAQPVLHADRTVAGNVAAPLEQLGLEGPQRRSRVGRLLDLAGLTQRAAQRPVELTPGQRRRVALARSLAAGPAVLLADDPTAGVGAEEAGSVLAVLDRARAELGVTVLLATQDGAAVRRVCDGVAVLEDGRLVEQGTVLELLSTPGSKVAQTLLPAIDTPRTQSSRYDRSVDVVLIGFAAVGALLPEAAARFDVELATIGGGLTRVGDTPVARFRVGVNGSQADAALAWIADRGAHVVHPKEGPKSIVAA, encoded by the coding sequence GTGATCACTGTCGAAAACCTGACCAAGTCCTTCCCCGGTGCCGCCAAGCCCGTTCACGCCCTGCGGGACGTGAGCGTCGAGGTGCCCGCCGGCGCCCTGTTCGGCGTCGTCGGTCCCGCCGGCTCCGGCAAGTCCACCCTGACCCGGTGCATCGCCCTGCAGGAGAGACCCGACCGCGGGACCGTCCGCCTGGACGGGCTGAACACCACCGGCCTGGACGGGCGGAAGCTGCGCGAGGTGCGCCGCCAGGTGGCGGTGCTGGACGCGCAGCCCGTGCTGCACGCCGACCGCACGGTCGCCGGCAACGTCGCGGCCCCGCTGGAGCAGCTGGGCCTGGAGGGCCCGCAGCGCCGGAGCCGCGTCGGCCGTCTGCTCGACCTGGCCGGCCTCACGCAGCGCGCGGCGCAGCGCCCGGTCGAGCTGACCCCCGGCCAGCGCCGCCGGGTCGCGCTCGCGCGGTCGCTCGCCGCCGGTCCGGCCGTGCTGCTGGCTGACGACCCGACCGCGGGTGTCGGCGCCGAGGAGGCCGGTTCCGTGCTGGCCGTCCTCGATCGCGCCCGTGCGGAGCTGGGCGTCACCGTGCTGCTCGCCACCCAGGACGGCGCCGCGGTGCGGCGGGTCTGCGACGGCGTGGCCGTGCTGGAGGACGGACGGCTCGTCGAGCAGGGCACCGTGCTCGAACTGCTGTCCACCCCGGGCAGCAAGGTCGCGCAGACCCTGCTGCCCGCGATCGACACCCCGCGGACCCAGTCGTCGCGGTACGACCGGTCGGTCGACGTGGTGCTGATCGGGTTCGCGGCCGTCGGTGCGCTGCTGCCGGAGGCCGCTGCCCGGTTCGACGTCGAGCTGGCCACCATCGGCGGCGGGCTGACCCGCGTCGGCGACACCCCGGTGGCCCGGTTCCGCGTCGGCGTCAACGGCAGCCAGGCCGACGCGGCACTGGCGTGGATCGCCGACCGCGGCGCCCACGTGGTGCACCCGAAGGAGGGCCCGAAGAGCATCGTCGCGGCCTGA
- a CDS encoding MFS transporter → MTTTTAAPAPAPTDTRRWLALAVVGLAQLLVIIDTTIVNIALPTAQADLGMSDAARQWTISAYTLAFGGLLLLGGRLADRLGRKNTLIVGALGFAAASAIGGMAAGPGLLIAARATQGVFAALLAPSTLSLLTTTFTEARERARAFGVFSAIMMSGGALGLLAGGALAEYASWRWCLYVNLPIAIVAAVAGAFVLPTVPGHRSARLDWFSGLLGSAGIAGLVYGLSEAATRGWGSAVVLGSVAGAVVLLGAFVLRQAKAGNPLLPLHVLTDRTRSAGFLTIALAAFGMFGMFLFLTYQLQGIMGFGAFGAGLAFLPFLLANITVSTVLTRRLIPRTGPRPLLVIGLLLLAAGLAVLTQLSVGTSYWSLILPAELVLGAGAGLAMPTVMNIATAGVAPKDSGVASAFVTTSQQVGASLGTASLNTIAASATASAAGLGLPAATVHGFAVANGWAAGIVAVGSIAAGALVRGR, encoded by the coding sequence ATGACCACTACCACTGCGGCGCCCGCACCGGCGCCCACGGACACCCGGAGATGGCTGGCACTCGCCGTCGTCGGGCTCGCCCAGCTCCTGGTCATCATCGACACCACGATCGTCAACATCGCGCTGCCCACCGCCCAGGCCGACCTCGGCATGTCCGACGCGGCCCGGCAGTGGACGATCAGCGCGTACACCCTGGCGTTCGGCGGCCTGCTCCTGCTCGGCGGCCGCCTGGCCGACCGGCTGGGCCGCAAGAACACGCTGATCGTGGGCGCGCTCGGCTTCGCCGCCGCCTCGGCGATCGGCGGGATGGCCGCCGGCCCGGGCCTGCTGATCGCCGCCCGCGCGACCCAAGGGGTGTTCGCCGCACTGCTCGCCCCGTCGACCCTCTCGCTGCTGACGACCACCTTCACCGAGGCCAGGGAACGGGCCAGGGCGTTCGGGGTCTTCAGCGCGATCATGATGTCCGGCGGCGCGCTCGGTCTGCTGGCCGGTGGCGCGCTGGCCGAGTACGCGTCGTGGCGCTGGTGCCTCTACGTGAACCTGCCCATCGCGATCGTCGCCGCGGTCGCGGGCGCCTTCGTGCTGCCCACGGTGCCCGGCCACCGGTCGGCGCGGCTGGACTGGTTCAGCGGGCTCCTGGGCAGCGCCGGAATCGCCGGGCTGGTCTACGGACTGTCCGAGGCCGCCACGCGCGGCTGGGGTTCGGCCGTCGTGCTCGGCTCGGTCGCCGGCGCGGTGGTGCTGCTGGGCGCGTTCGTGCTCCGGCAGGCCAAGGCCGGCAACCCACTGCTGCCACTGCACGTCCTGACCGACCGGACCCGTTCCGCCGGCTTCCTGACGATCGCGCTCGCGGCCTTCGGGATGTTCGGGATGTTCCTGTTCCTCACCTACCAGCTGCAGGGGATCATGGGGTTCGGCGCGTTCGGTGCGGGCCTGGCGTTCCTGCCGTTCCTGCTGGCCAACATCACCGTCTCGACGGTGCTGACCCGGCGGCTCATCCCGCGGACCGGGCCGCGGCCGCTGCTGGTGATCGGCCTCCTGCTGCTGGCCGCCGGGCTCGCCGTGCTGACCCAGCTGTCGGTGGGCACCTCGTACTGGAGCCTGATCCTGCCCGCGGAACTGGTGCTGGGGGCCGGGGCCGGGCTGGCCATGCCGACCGTGATGAACATCGCCACCGCCGGCGTGGCACCGAAGGATTCCGGGGTGGCGTCGGCGTTCGTCACGACCTCGCAGCAGGTGGGTGCCTCGCTGGGCACCGCGTCGCTGAACACGATCGCGGCGAGCGCGACCGCCTCCGCCGCCGGCCTCGGACTGCCCGCCGCGACGGTGCACGGCTTCGCGGTCGCGAACGGTTGGGCCGCCGGGATCGTCGCGGTGGGTTCGATCGCGGCCGGCGCCCTCGTCCGCGGACGGTGA
- a CDS encoding TetR/AcrR family transcriptional regulator, with product MAGRRTDTRERIQQVALDLFVEHGYEKTSLREIAEHLGVTKAALYYHFRTKEDIVHSLIEDIGTAVDEIIEWARAHGEPATVRAEVLRRFSRLVQGQFGPVMRFMQDNQPALKELQAGHVLAERMKGLFALVVPDGAGTEDKLRARLALVALVLGNNPQFLEEEPAADSGEVALRVALELASPRPAAGT from the coding sequence ATGGCGGGGCGGCGGACCGACACGCGCGAGCGCATTCAGCAGGTCGCGCTGGACCTGTTCGTGGAGCATGGCTACGAGAAGACGTCGTTGCGGGAGATCGCGGAGCACCTCGGCGTGACGAAAGCCGCGCTCTACTACCACTTCCGCACGAAGGAGGACATCGTCCACAGCCTGATCGAGGACATCGGCACCGCGGTGGACGAGATCATCGAGTGGGCCCGGGCGCACGGCGAACCCGCCACCGTCCGCGCCGAGGTGCTGCGCAGGTTCTCCCGGCTCGTCCAGGGACAGTTCGGCCCGGTCATGCGGTTCATGCAGGACAACCAGCCCGCGCTCAAGGAGCTGCAGGCCGGGCACGTGCTCGCCGAGCGGATGAAGGGCCTGTTCGCCCTCGTCGTGCCGGACGGCGCCGGAACCGAGGACAAGCTGCGCGCGCGGCTGGCGCTGGTCGCCCTCGTCCTGGGCAACAACCCGCAATTCCTGGAGGAGGAACCGGCCGCGGACTCGGGCGAAGTGGCCCTGCGCGTCGCACTGGAGCTTGCTTCTCCGCGGCCCGCGGCGGGCACGTAG
- a CDS encoding 4-(cytidine 5'-diphospho)-2-C-methyl-D-erythritol kinase: MLAVVPPPVTVRVPSKINLHLSVGDLRPDGFHDLTTVFHALSLTDEVTVAHAEEPGVEVYGEGEQVVPTGASNLAWRAVEALAAHVGKPDGPANVRVVLRKGIPVAGGMAGGSADAAGTLVALAALWKLDIGRDELAGIAAKLGSDVPFGLYGGTALGTGRGEQLVPVLSRHTFHWVLAFDQRGLATERVYAELDRLRETGKPPRVGSHAPVVEALASGDPRQLALLLGNDLQAAAVSLRPGLRRTLRAGVNAGALAGTVSGSGPTCAFLCADAESALEVAAELAGAGVCRTVRVAHGPVPGARLVGDEHRPTPPQVHA, from the coding sequence GTGCTCGCCGTCGTACCGCCACCTGTCACCGTCAGAGTGCCCTCCAAGATCAACCTGCACTTGTCGGTCGGCGACCTGCGCCCGGACGGTTTCCACGACCTGACCACCGTCTTCCACGCGTTGTCGCTGACCGACGAGGTCACCGTTGCGCACGCCGAGGAGCCGGGCGTCGAGGTCTACGGCGAGGGTGAGCAGGTCGTGCCCACCGGCGCCAGCAACCTGGCCTGGCGCGCGGTCGAGGCGCTGGCGGCGCACGTCGGGAAGCCGGACGGCCCGGCGAACGTCCGGGTGGTCCTGCGCAAGGGGATCCCGGTCGCCGGCGGGATGGCCGGCGGGAGCGCCGACGCGGCCGGCACACTGGTCGCGCTCGCCGCGTTGTGGAAGCTCGACATCGGCCGGGACGAGCTCGCCGGGATCGCCGCGAAGCTCGGCTCGGACGTGCCGTTCGGGCTCTACGGTGGCACCGCGCTCGGCACCGGCCGCGGTGAGCAGCTGGTCCCGGTGCTGTCCCGGCACACCTTCCACTGGGTGCTCGCGTTCGACCAGCGCGGGCTGGCCACCGAACGCGTCTACGCCGAGCTCGACCGGCTGCGCGAGACCGGCAAGCCGCCGCGCGTCGGTTCGCACGCGCCGGTCGTCGAGGCGCTGGCTTCGGGTGACCCGCGTCAGCTGGCGCTGCTGCTCGGTAACGACCTGCAGGCCGCCGCGGTGTCGCTGCGGCCCGGCCTGCGCCGCACGTTGCGGGCCGGGGTGAACGCCGGCGCGCTGGCCGGCACCGTCTCCGGTTCCGGACCGACGTGCGCGTTCCTGTGTGCCGACGCCGAGTCCGCCCTCGAGGTGGCGGCCGAGCTGGCCGGAGCCGGCGTGTGCCGGACGGTCCGGGTCGCGCACGGCCCGGTGCCCGGTGCCCGGCTCGTCGGTGACGAGCACCGTCCGACTCCTCCGCAGGTGCACGCGTAG
- a CDS encoding ATP-binding cassette domain-containing protein yields MANLINLEAVSKSYGVRPLLDDVSLGVGEGDRIGVVGLNGGGKTTLLEVLSGIAEPDSGRVSRVRDLRMAVVTQRTELAEGSTIREAVLAGYDAEHEWAADARVRSIVEGLGLTALGLDNPTATLSGGERRRVALATALIGDLDLLVLDEPTNHLDVEGVRWLADHLLARRSALVVVTHDRWFLDTVCGRTWEVADGRVEQYEGGYADWIFARAERARLAATAEEKRRNLARKELAWLQRGAKARTSKPRYRIEAAEALIADVPEPRNTAELMSFAKRRLGKTVLELEDVTLLAGDKPVVEGLTWRIGPGDRFGLVGVNGSGKTTLLKLLAGEVPPAAGRRVEGKTVRLAHLSQELDELPGQLRVLEAVEEVAARVVLGKQEMSASQLAEKLGFPPARQWTPVEDLSGGERRRLQLARLLMAEPNVLLLDEPTNDLDIDTLQQLEDLLDSWPGTLVVVSHDRYLVERVTDAVYALFGDGRITHVPGGIDEYLARRSAARVAPGTPKPAQKTSSAAESRAAQKELSRLERRLDQLHARETALHEQLAEHATDPGKLVELNSELKTVRAEIEDVEARWLETSELVE; encoded by the coding sequence GTGGCCAATCTGATCAACCTCGAGGCCGTGTCCAAGTCCTACGGGGTCCGCCCGCTGCTGGATGACGTCTCTCTCGGTGTCGGCGAGGGCGACCGCATCGGCGTCGTCGGTCTCAACGGCGGTGGCAAGACCACGTTGCTGGAGGTGCTGTCCGGGATCGCGGAGCCGGATTCCGGCCGGGTGAGCCGGGTGCGGGACCTGCGGATGGCCGTGGTCACGCAGCGCACCGAGCTCGCCGAGGGCAGCACGATCCGCGAGGCGGTGCTGGCCGGCTACGACGCCGAGCACGAGTGGGCGGCCGACGCCCGGGTCCGGTCCATTGTGGAGGGACTCGGGCTCACCGCGCTGGGACTGGACAACCCGACCGCGACACTGTCCGGAGGGGAGCGTCGCCGGGTGGCGCTGGCCACCGCGCTGATCGGCGACCTGGACCTGCTCGTGCTCGACGAGCCGACCAACCACCTCGACGTGGAAGGGGTGCGTTGGCTCGCCGACCACCTCCTGGCGCGGCGGTCCGCGCTTGTCGTGGTCACCCACGACCGGTGGTTCCTGGACACGGTGTGCGGCCGGACCTGGGAGGTCGCCGACGGCCGCGTCGAGCAGTACGAGGGCGGCTACGCGGACTGGATCTTCGCGCGCGCCGAGCGGGCCCGGCTCGCGGCGACCGCGGAGGAGAAGCGGCGCAACCTCGCGCGCAAGGAGCTCGCCTGGCTGCAGCGCGGTGCCAAGGCCCGCACCTCGAAACCGCGGTACCGGATCGAGGCGGCCGAGGCCCTGATCGCCGATGTGCCGGAGCCGCGGAACACCGCCGAGCTGATGTCGTTCGCGAAGCGCCGGCTGGGCAAGACCGTGCTGGAGCTGGAGGACGTGACGCTCCTGGCCGGGGACAAGCCGGTGGTCGAGGGACTGACCTGGCGGATCGGGCCGGGTGACCGGTTCGGGCTGGTCGGGGTGAACGGCTCCGGCAAGACCACGCTGCTCAAGCTGCTGGCCGGGGAGGTTCCGCCGGCCGCGGGCAGGCGGGTCGAGGGCAAGACGGTGCGGTTGGCGCACCTGTCGCAGGAGCTGGACGAGCTGCCCGGGCAGCTGCGCGTGCTGGAGGCCGTCGAGGAGGTCGCGGCGCGCGTCGTGCTGGGCAAGCAGGAGATGTCGGCCTCGCAGCTGGCGGAGAAGCTCGGCTTCCCGCCCGCCCGGCAGTGGACGCCGGTCGAGGACCTCTCCGGCGGTGAGCGGCGGCGGCTGCAGCTGGCGCGGCTGTTGATGGCCGAGCCGAACGTGCTGCTGCTCGACGAGCCGACGAACGACCTGGACATCGACACGCTGCAACAGCTGGAGGACCTGCTGGACTCGTGGCCGGGGACGCTGGTCGTGGTCTCGCACGACCGGTATCTCGTGGAGCGCGTGACCGACGCGGTGTACGCCCTCTTCGGCGACGGCCGGATCACGCACGTGCCCGGTGGGATCGACGAGTACCTGGCGCGCCGGTCGGCCGCCCGCGTCGCCCCGGGCACCCCGAAACCCGCGCAGAAGACGTCCAGTGCGGCCGAGTCCCGCGCGGCGCAGAAGGAACTGTCCCGTTTGGAGCGACGGCTGGACCAGTTGCACGCCCGGGAGACCGCGCTGCACGAGCAGCTCGCCGAGCACGCCACCGATCCGGGCAAGCTGGTCGAGCTGAACAGCGAGCTGAAGACGGTGCGCGCGGAGATCGAGGACGTCGAGGCGCGCTGGCTGGAGACCTCCGAGCTGGTGGAGTAG
- a CDS encoding TetR/AcrR family transcriptional regulator, whose protein sequence is MSTTGLREAKKRETRQLISDRATQLFLAKGFEQTTISEIADASRVAKKTVTNYFPRKEDLAFDHQDDFVASLARTVTARAPGEPALTALRRAFLDAVDRQDPVAGFAGPEFTRMIVASPTLSVCLRGLHDQREDALAAALAETTGAAPGDITPRAAAAVLGGAHRVLFARIQELTLAGRGNAEVAAVVRAEAERTFALLEPALGTYARA, encoded by the coding sequence ATGAGCACGACCGGCCTGCGCGAGGCCAAGAAGCGCGAGACCCGGCAGCTGATCTCCGACCGGGCGACGCAGCTGTTTCTCGCGAAGGGCTTCGAGCAGACCACCATCAGCGAGATCGCGGACGCCTCACGTGTAGCGAAGAAGACCGTGACCAACTACTTCCCGCGCAAGGAGGATCTGGCGTTCGACCACCAGGACGACTTCGTCGCGAGCCTCGCGCGCACGGTGACCGCCCGCGCGCCCGGCGAGCCGGCGTTGACCGCGCTCCGGCGGGCCTTCCTGGACGCCGTGGACCGGCAGGACCCGGTGGCCGGGTTCGCCGGACCGGAGTTCACCCGCATGATCGTGGCCAGCCCGACGCTGTCGGTGTGCCTGCGCGGCCTGCACGACCAGCGCGAGGACGCCCTGGCGGCCGCCCTCGCCGAGACGACCGGAGCCGCCCCCGGTGACATCACTCCCCGCGCGGCCGCTGCCGTCCTGGGTGGTGCGCACCGGGTGCTGTTCGCGCGCATCCAGGAACTGACGCTGGCCGGCCGCGGCAACGCCGAGGTCGCCGCCGTCGTCCGCGCCGAGGCGGAGCGGACCTTCGCTCTCCTGGAGCCCGCGCTCGGCACCTACGCCCGCGCCTGA
- a CDS encoding DUF5701 family protein: MTDPTAEFDRQVGTLLARGYPALAGLDEDGFTGLVEPLRAQARGGDPGPEAARVPFLLVVTRKIAPIEETMPRTTLHGGRLPGFVDRSFEPGSLERFVATSELPAPDAYLLFDVERGEEFCGVVPKDAMQVVADRGRTLLTIDEGVALITQFPQVLVKNKCFSLGGSRCGDRRVPAIWISKRAPKLGWCWEGNPHTWLGMASAGSRAA, translated from the coding sequence GTGACCGATCCCACCGCCGAGTTCGACCGCCAGGTCGGCACCCTGCTCGCCCGCGGCTATCCGGCGCTGGCGGGTCTCGACGAGGACGGCTTCACCGGCCTGGTCGAGCCGCTGCGTGCCCAGGCGCGGGGCGGTGACCCCGGCCCGGAGGCGGCGCGGGTCCCGTTCCTGCTGGTCGTGACCCGCAAGATCGCCCCGATCGAGGAGACGATGCCGCGCACCACGCTGCACGGCGGCCGGCTGCCCGGGTTCGTCGACCGCTCCTTCGAACCCGGGTCGCTCGAGCGGTTCGTGGCCACCTCGGAGCTGCCCGCGCCGGACGCGTACCTGCTGTTCGACGTCGAACGCGGCGAGGAGTTCTGCGGGGTCGTCCCGAAAGACGCCATGCAGGTGGTCGCCGACCGTGGCCGGACGCTGCTCACCATCGACGAAGGCGTCGCCCTGATCACGCAGTTCCCGCAGGTGCTGGTCAAGAACAAGTGTTTCTCGCTGGGCGGTTCACGCTGCGGCGACCGCCGGGTCCCGGCGATCTGGATCAGCAAGCGGGCGCCGAAGCTCGGCTGGTGCTGGGAAGGCAACCCGCACACCTGGCTGGGCATGGCTTCCGCCGGCTCCCGCGCCGCCTGA
- a CDS encoding fatty acyl-AMP ligase translates to MSRFVETLVRTAAEGGRLRGMVTGEPTEPVRRTWAEVHEQARRMAGALVAGGLEPGSAVAVLAGAPALIAPTVQAVWLAGGSVTMLHQPTPRTDLALWAEDTVKVLGMIDAKLVVLGEPFDALAPVLTEHGIEFRMITDLFGGEPVTEPVPRGEDDLALLQLTSGSTADPKAVRITHGNLYTNVKAMVERAEFDFTQDVMVSWLPTFHDMGMVGFLTVPMTFGVELIKITPAEFLSGPLIWPELISKYRATTTAAPNFAYAIVGRRLQRVEDETAYDLSTLRIALNGAEPIDESAVRAFVEGGARFKMPAECVFPAYGMAEATLAVSFAPLFTGLTLDIIEADALEADNRAVPVPEGDPRRGTEEVRSFAVLGRPLDGLEARIVDDHGTVLGEREVGEIQLSGPAVTPGYLTMAGPKPTQDADGWLATGDLGYLVDGQIVICGRRKDVIIMGGRNIYPTDIERAATAVDGVRAGNAVAVRIDAGTRRERFAVVLESKLAGDAEAERRLQKEVAARVRDAVDARPYAVVVLPAGSLPKTPSGKVKRAATAVQFAEAIARHAAS, encoded by the coding sequence ATGAGTCGGTTCGTGGAGACGCTCGTCCGCACCGCGGCGGAGGGTGGTCGGTTGCGTGGCATGGTCACCGGGGAGCCCACCGAGCCGGTCCGCCGGACCTGGGCCGAGGTGCACGAGCAGGCCCGGCGCATGGCCGGCGCGCTCGTCGCCGGGGGACTGGAGCCGGGCAGCGCCGTCGCCGTCCTGGCCGGGGCGCCGGCCCTGATCGCGCCCACCGTGCAGGCGGTGTGGCTGGCCGGCGGCAGCGTGACGATGCTGCACCAGCCGACCCCGCGCACCGACCTCGCGCTCTGGGCCGAGGACACCGTCAAGGTGCTCGGCATGATCGACGCGAAGCTCGTCGTCCTCGGCGAGCCGTTCGACGCGCTCGCGCCGGTGCTCACCGAACACGGGATCGAGTTCCGGATGATCACCGACCTGTTCGGCGGCGAGCCGGTCACCGAGCCGGTGCCGCGCGGCGAGGACGACCTGGCGCTGCTGCAGCTCACCAGCGGCTCGACCGCCGACCCCAAGGCCGTGCGGATCACCCACGGCAACCTCTACACCAACGTCAAAGCCATGGTCGAGCGGGCCGAGTTCGATTTCACCCAGGACGTCATGGTGTCCTGGCTGCCCACCTTCCACGACATGGGAATGGTCGGGTTCCTCACCGTGCCGATGACGTTCGGCGTCGAGCTGATCAAGATCACCCCGGCGGAGTTCCTCAGCGGACCGCTGATCTGGCCGGAGCTGATCAGCAAGTACCGGGCCACCACCACCGCGGCCCCGAACTTCGCCTATGCGATCGTCGGACGGCGGCTGCAGCGCGTCGAGGACGAGACCGCCTACGACCTGTCCACCCTGCGCATCGCGCTCAACGGCGCCGAGCCGATCGACGAGTCCGCGGTGCGGGCGTTCGTCGAGGGCGGCGCCCGGTTCAAGATGCCGGCGGAGTGCGTCTTCCCCGCCTACGGCATGGCCGAGGCGACGCTCGCGGTCTCGTTCGCGCCGCTGTTCACCGGTCTCACGCTGGACATCATCGAGGCCGACGCGCTCGAGGCGGACAACCGCGCGGTGCCGGTGCCCGAGGGCGACCCGCGCCGCGGCACCGAAGAGGTGCGGTCGTTCGCCGTGCTGGGCCGCCCGCTGGACGGGCTCGAGGCGCGCATCGTCGACGACCACGGCACCGTGCTGGGTGAGCGTGAGGTCGGCGAGATCCAGCTGAGCGGGCCTGCCGTGACCCCGGGCTACCTCACGATGGCGGGTCCGAAGCCGACGCAGGACGCGGACGGCTGGCTCGCCACCGGTGACCTCGGGTACCTGGTGGACGGTCAGATCGTGATCTGCGGGCGCCGCAAGGACGTCATCATCATGGGCGGCCGCAACATCTACCCGACCGACATCGAGCGGGCCGCGACCGCCGTGGACGGGGTGCGCGCGGGCAACGCGGTGGCGGTGCGGATCGACGCGGGAACCCGGCGCGAGCGGTTCGCGGTGGTGCTGGAGTCGAAGCTGGCCGGCGACGCCGAGGCGGAGCGGCGGCTGCAGAAGGAGGTCGCGGCCCGGGTGCGGGACGCGGTGGACGCCCGCCCGTACGCGGTGGTCGTCCTGCCCGCCGGCAGCCTGCCGAAGACGCCGTCCGGCAAGGTCAAGCGCGCCGCGACCGCCGTGCAGTTCGCCGAGGCGATCGCCAGGCACGCCGCCTCCTGA
- a CDS encoding DivIVA domain-containing protein: protein MSLSADDVYRVEFGNAPIGRRGYAKHEVDEFVERIARTLAGEDDLTAAEVHHVMFSKPLLGKRGYDERAVDEFLDQVEDEFARRGGEPYAVPEARSVSEATAPRTAAPAETPKVTVIE from the coding sequence ATGTCCCTTTCCGCCGACGACGTTTATCGAGTCGAGTTCGGTAACGCCCCTATCGGCCGGCGCGGGTACGCCAAGCACGAGGTCGACGAGTTCGTGGAGCGCATCGCCAGGACCCTGGCGGGCGAGGACGACTTGACGGCCGCCGAGGTGCATCACGTCATGTTCAGCAAGCCGCTGCTCGGTAAGCGGGGCTACGACGAACGCGCGGTCGACGAGTTCCTCGACCAGGTCGAGGACGAGTTCGCCCGCCGCGGCGGCGAGCCCTACGCCGTACCGGAGGCGCGATCGGTCAGCGAGGCGACGGCACCACGGACCGCCGCCCCGGCGGAGACCCCGAAGGTGACAGTCATCGAGTAA
- the pth gene encoding aminoacyl-tRNA hydrolase, with amino-acid sequence MSSDVPGAGEQVLLVGLGNPGPRYAGNRHNVGFLVLDELAARVGGRFKAHKSGAEVLESRLAGRRVILVKPRSFMNVSGGPVAGAAKFYKVGPAGVVVVHDELDLPFGALKLKLGGGEGGHNGLRSISKSLGTRDYYRVRFGIGRPPGRMDPADFVLKDFSTVERKDLPLELDRCADAVEALIGKGLTAAQNDFHAG; translated from the coding sequence GTGAGTTCGGACGTCCCCGGGGCCGGCGAGCAGGTGCTGCTCGTCGGCCTCGGTAATCCCGGCCCGCGTTATGCCGGAAACCGGCACAACGTGGGCTTCCTGGTGCTCGACGAGCTGGCCGCCCGGGTCGGCGGCAGGTTCAAGGCCCACAAGTCCGGCGCCGAGGTGCTGGAGAGCCGCCTCGCCGGGCGCCGCGTCATCCTGGTCAAACCGCGGTCGTTCATGAACGTCTCGGGCGGCCCGGTGGCCGGGGCGGCGAAGTTCTACAAGGTCGGCCCGGCCGGGGTGGTCGTCGTGCACGATGAGCTGGACCTGCCCTTCGGGGCGCTGAAGCTCAAGCTGGGCGGAGGCGAGGGCGGCCACAACGGCCTGCGGTCGATCAGCAAGTCCCTCGGCACGCGTGACTACTACCGCGTGCGTTTCGGCATCGGGCGGCCGCCGGGCCGCATGGACCCGGCCGATTTCGTGCTCAAGGACTTCTCCACGGTCGAGCGCAAGGACCTCCCCCTGGAGCTGGACCGCTGCGCCGACGCCGTCGAAGCGCTGATCGGCAAAGGGCTGACGGCGGCCCAGAACGACTTCCACGCTGGGTGA